The proteins below are encoded in one region of Mus caroli chromosome 10, CAROLI_EIJ_v1.1, whole genome shotgun sequence:
- the Serinc1 gene encoding serine incorporator 1, with product MGSVLGLCSMASWIPCLCGSAPCLLCRCCPSGNNSTVTRLIYALFLLVGVCVACVMLIPGMEEQLNKIPGFCENEKGVVPCNILVGYKAVYRLCFGLAMFYLLLSLLMIKVKSSSDPRAAVHNGFWFFKFATAVAIIIGAFFIPEGTFTTVWFYVGMAGAFCFILIQLVLLIDFAHSWNESWVEKMEEGNSRCWYAALLSATALNYLLSLVAVVLFFVYYTHPASCAENKAFISVNMLLCIGASVMSILPKIQESQPRSGLLQSSVITVYTMYLTWSAMTNEPETNCNPSLLSIIGFNTTRPIPKDGQSVQWWHPQGIIGLVLFLLCVFYSSIRTSNNSQVNKLTLTSDESTLIEDGNGRSDGSLDDGDGIHRAVDNERDGVTYSYSFFHFMLFLASLYIMMTLTNWYRYEPSREMKSQWTAVWVKISSSWIGLVLYVWTLVAPLVLTNRDFD from the exons ATTCCGTGTTTGTGTGGCAGCGCCCCGTGTTTGCTGTGCCGATGCTGCCCCAGTGGGAACAACTCCACTGTGACTAGATTGATCTACGCACTTTTCTTGCTCGTCGGAGTATGTGTAGCTTGTGTAATGTTAATACCAGGAATGGAAGAACAACTGAATAAG ATTCCTGGGTTCTGTGAGAATGAGAAAGGTGTTGTCCCCTGTAATATCCTGGTTGGCTACAAAGCTGTGTATCGCCTGTGCTTTGGTTTGGCCATGTTCTATCTTCTCCTCTCTTTGCTAATGATCAAGGTAAAAAGCAGCAGTGACCCTAGAGCGGCAGTCCACAATGG ATTCTGGTTCTTTAAATTTGCTACAGCAGTTGCAATTATTATTGGCGCATTCTTCATCCCAGAAGGCACTTTTACAACTG TGTGGTTTTATGTAGGCATGGCGGGCGCCTTTTGTTTCATCCTTATACAACTAGTCTTACTTATTGATTTTGCCCATTCTTGGAATGAATCGTGGGTTGAAAAAATGGAAGAAGGGAACTCAAGATGTTGGTATGCAG CCCTACTGTCAGCTACAGCTCTGAATTACTTGCTGTCTTTAGTTGCCGTCGTGCTATTCTTTGTCTACTACACTCACCCAGCCAGCTGTGCAGAGAACAAGGCGTTCATCAGTGTCAACATGCTCCTCTGCATTGGCGCCTCAGTAATGTCCATTCTGCCCAAGATCCAGGAATCACAACCAAGGTCTGGCCTGTTACAGTCGTCAGTAATTACAGTCTACACAATGTATTTGACATGGTCTGCTATGACCAATGAGCCAG AAACAAATTGCAATCCAAGTCTACTAAGCATCATTGGCTTCAATACCACAAGGCCCATTCCAAAGGACGGGCAGTCTGTTCAGTGGTGGCATCCTCAAGGAATTATAGGACTTGTTCTTttcctgctgtgtgtgttttattccaG CATCCGTACCTCCAACAACAGTCAGGTTAATAAGCTGACTCTAACAAGTGATGAGTCAACATTGATAGAGGATGGAAATGGCAGAAGTGACGGATCACTAGATGATGGTGATGGCATCCACCGAGCTGTAGATAATGAAAGGGATGGAGTCACGTACAGTTACTCCTTCTTTCACTTCATGCTCTTCTTGGCTTCACTTTACATCATGATGACCCTCACCAATTGGTACAG GTATGAGCCTTCTCGTGAGATGAAGAGTCAGTGGACAGCAGTCTGGGTGAAAATCTCTTCCAGTTGGATTGGCCTTGTGCTGTACGTGTGGACACTAGTGGCACCACTTGTTCTTACAAATCGGGATTTTGACTGA